One genomic region from Cygnus atratus isolate AKBS03 ecotype Queensland, Australia chromosome 18, CAtr_DNAZoo_HiC_assembly, whole genome shotgun sequence encodes:
- the CRLF3 gene encoding cytokine receptor-like factor 3 — MEAEAEARLLLQEARESIEAARSYRRELRHRLGGLQQARQQIRESATLTRDVLEQHFNDLKGTLKKLLDERLMSLLQEVDAIEQESIKPLDECQKLIEHGVSTADDLLQEGESAVRGDVGQQNEKLCNFTKKALHIQLDSLPEVPSLVDVPCLSAQLDDCLLTILKNEIFRHGTVASRPPVQLEEFVEKPGGILVRWCKVDDDFVPQDYRLQYRKSTANHFEDVYVGSETEFIVLHIDPNVDYQFRVCARGDGRQEWSPWSVPQIGCTTLVPHEWTTGLEGYSLSSRRNIALRNDSQSCGVLYSKAPTYFCGQTLTFRIETVGQPDRRDSLGVCVEQQNGYDSLQRDKAVCISTNGAVFVNGKEMTNQLPAVTSGSTVTFDMEVVQLGPSSNEGGNFKLRVTISSNNREVVFDWVLDQCCVSLYFGCSFSYPGWKVLVF, encoded by the exons ATGGAGGCCGAGGCCGAGGCGCGGCTCCTCTTGCAGGAGGCTCGGGAGAGCATCGAGGCGGCGCGGAGCTACCGCCGGGAGCTGCGGCACcgcctgggggggctgcagcaggcgcGGCAGCAG ATCAGAGAAAGTGCAACGCTGACCAGAGATGTACTTGAGcaacattttaatgatttaaaaggGACCCTAAAGAAGCTGTTGGATGAGCGACTGATGTCACTGCTGCAGGAAGTGGATGCTATAGAACAAGAGAGCATCAAACCGCTGGACGAATGCCAGAAGCTAATAGAGCACGGAGTCAGCACTGCTGATGATCTGCTCCAGGAAG GAGAGAGTGCAGTCCGTGGAGATGTGGGacaacagaatgaaaaactttgcaactttacaaaaaaagctttacatATTCAGCTAGATAG CTTACCAGAAGTGCCCTCCTTGGTTGATGTGCCTTGTTTATCTGCCCAGCTGGATGACTGCCTTCTTACcatactgaaaaatgaaatattcagacATGGAACTGTAGCATCTCGCCCACCTGTACAGTTAGAGGAATTTGTTGAGAAGCCTGGAGGTATTTTAGTCCGATGGTGTAAG GTGGACGATGACTTCGTACCACAAGATTACAGACTGCAATATCGTAAGAGCACTGCCAATCACTTTGAAGATGTGTATGTTGGCTCAGAGACAGAGTTCATAGTACTGCATATTGATCCTAATGTCGATTACCAGTTCAGAGTCTGTGCCCGAGGAGATGGACGGCAAGAGTGGAGTCCGTGGAGCGTTCCTCAGATCGGCTGCACCACGCTAGTGCCCCATG aatgGACAACTGGTTTGGAGGGTTATAGCTTGAGCAGTCGAAGAAACATAGCACTTCGAAATGATTCTCAGTCATGCGGTGTGCTCTACTCCAAAGCTCCTACTTATTTCTGTGGGCAAACGTTAACATTCAG AATTGAAACTGTGGGACAGCCAGACAGACGAGACAGCCTAGGAGTGTGTGTGGAGCAGCAGAATGGCTACGATTCTTTGCAGCGGGACAAGGCTGTGTGTATTAGCACAAACG GGGCAGTATTTGTAAATGGGAAAGAGATGACAAACCAACTGCCTGCTGTTACTTCTGGATCAACTGTGACATTTGACATGGAAGTTGTGCAGTTAGGACCTTCCAGCAATGAGGGAGGAAACTTCAAGCTTAGAGTAACCATTAGCTCTAACAACAGGGAAGTGGTCTTTGACTGGGTACTGGATCAATGCTGTGTCTCTTTGTATTTCGGATGTTCGTTTTCATACCCAGGCTGGAAAGTTCTGGTGTTTTAG